The genome window attagtttttattttattgaatgttttgaaagataccattgataattttatatgattttagttattagatgatgaaattgagatgttgatgggtatttaaaagtattttattaaagaattttgaatgaaatcatgatttagggattaaattgaaaagttgttaaattcatgaaaaattctaaaatttcatgaaattaatgggtttatattaatatatatgaaaatatctaGGCTTgggataaggattaaattgcatgaattttattttccgagcctaAGGACGAAaacatcattaattaaaagtataggggcaaaatggtaattttttccTAGGATGTgaattagattgaattgaatgtaaattatattaaattgatgctaaaatttactcgtatagatccggatagaccaaatacggaattggatcgaggaaaagaaaaaatatcggattagtagattacaATTCGCGAACATTTGTtaaggtaagttcatgtaacttaattgtgtacatttatatgcttatattgagtgttgaatatgtaaattgtgtaaatgtcatatatgtgtatgtaattGATCTCATAACTGAAAAtacctaataaataaataagtcccGTTTGGATAATGAGATTTGATGGATATACAGGGTTCTATTTCCCGAAATGGTaatggtcctgcatatgttgtggaCATATcgtagctcgaaagagcgtcccgttacaatccctctcaagcttcccgttataatgttcttgcgagcttcccgttaatagctcttcggagcatcccgatcggtTGTGACCCCACATGTGTTGTGGGCACACCgcaactcttatgagcgtcccgttatatggctcttcgtgagcttctcGATTAAAGGCTCattgtgagcttcccgttagtGTGCGTTTGAACTTCCCGTTATATTGCTATCTGATGCTACCTGTTAATTGCTCTTCGAAGCTACCCATTGAttgctcttcggagctacccgttataggctttttgtgagcttcctgttatattgCCTGGATAAGCTTCCCATTACAAGGCTtaatgagcttcccgttatagtgCTTGAGAGAGAGCTTTCTATTTAAGTGTTCATAAAAGTACTCCCGGATATGAATTGAGGGATTTATAGTGTTGTACACTTCAGGTGTACTACTCAGTATCCAtcgagatttcaaatgattcaacgaGTGAAATTCTGACATGAGAACATGggaaatcaaaatgaaactatTATCTGTATATGCATGAAATACTTGGAAACTCGATACTTAATGAGCTCATCCTCGTTCTTATTattcacatgaaatacatggctaacatgtttgttgaggttatatgtgttaggctaattgccaaattgctttggatgtattatgcatgtttattatataagtaaaagaatggtaagttaatttcctgttatacgaacttactaagcattaagtgCTTACTTTGTCttatttcctctattttatagtactTGGAAGCTCATAAAGGTTGGAAGTTGGTCGaagctacatcacactatccctcgGACTTTTCggtatatataaatagtaaaataattttggtaataatggcatgtataggttaaatgtTACCATTGATGGCAATGTAATGTTGGTTGaaattagccattggaatggctattaaatgatatgttttgatatgtaaatggTCTTAATATGCTTGATGAGTATGTTTAAAGGGTTGAATGAGGAAAATCATATAAGTATATTGGATATTAGTTTATGATAATGTATTTGGTAAAACGTGTTTATAAGTATTAGGCTATCTTGGTAAGTTGGACATTTGATCATAGGTATtaatatatcatgcataagacttggttttggattggtttaaatgtcttgaattggttggtgaatGTGTTTAAGTGTTTATGTAGGTGGAAGATGAAATTGGGTGAGGAATAAGACTTggaaatggccttattttgtccacacgggcagagacacgggcgtgtgtctcagtcgtgtatGACAtacgacctagcacatgggcgtgtgttctAGCCTTGTGTCCCCAgcatcataaaatttcaaaacagaatgctcagaattgatcacacggcctggcacacgggcgtgtggcttgaccGTGTGACCTCTGTACTTAAATGTATtacaagtcagtgagttacacgggctgggaaCACGGCCTTGTGCCCTGCTTCAAataccacacgggcgtgtgtttcCTGCACcttgaaaaattctaaaatttctcgaaaaattctctgagttttcgatttagtcccgattcgaTTCTAAAGTGAAATTTGAGCCTCGAGGGCTCTCACAAGGGGCTTTATGAATAATAtctgacatgaatgttaaataataatatgaaatgtttgtatttaatCTGTTTATTccagtaatgctccataaccctgttccggcaacaaatatgggttaggggtgttacatatggtcccttttttaattatttaatgacatttcaaaaaattttacatgTCATTGATAcacaattttggtaatttttatcttaaaccttaaacttgAATCTTGAAATCCGAACCCTGAACATTGAACCTCAAATCTCGAACATCAAACCCTAAATCTTGAGGTGGAgtttaatgtttagggtttaagtttgTATTCGGGGTTCGGGTTTCATGGTaaaaaagttaccaaaattatatatcaatgatatggaaaaaatttattgaaatgttattaaataattaaaaagagactataaattatatgatgagaaaaatccataaaataattgAGAGAAATGCACAATTCAAGGAATTCAATTGATtcacattttttattaataattcaattaattttttaactatttttagaGGATTTTGTTTATAGTGTAAGGACAAGCAATAAAGACTTAAGGTAATAGGTGTTACAAATGGATAATGGCTTAGAGTTAATAGGCGTTACAACAAGGTATGTCTATTGGCAAAGGTGTAGGGTGGCCGGTGCAGGGAATATATAAGATTTTCAAAATCGGTTTAATAGtagaattaatcaaattattagtTTAATGGCTTAATCAATCCAATCAACTTGATTGATTCACTTGATCAgattaaataattcaaacaacATTATCCAGCAGTATAGGTGGGTGTAAGGCAGTAGGGTTGGTGTCGGTGTTTGAGGGTCAAGCTAAATCTGAGCTTAGATTGGTGTTTCAGGGTCAAGCTAAATCTGagcttagattttttttaaaaaaatctgagTTTTGGGATTGTAAAactaaatgtaaaaattaaaagtaaatagaaATTCATTAtaagctcaaaaattaaaaaaagtaaatgataTAACACTTCATGAAAAAACtacaaaatttattcattataaGCTCAAAAGAAGACATTGATCTTGTTATTTCCTTGCTGTTGTAATGGTTGAAACAAAATCATCCAATGCTTTAATGGAAGACCCTTTTTCATTTCCTTCATCTTTAACAGCCGCCATTATATGTTCAGCAATTTCTTGAGTTTTTCTCTTCATATCCCTTCCTTTCCCTTCTTTGCCCATCACCATTTCAATCACTTCCTTAACCTTGTCGCTTGAAATACTGCTCCGAACCCCTCTCGTCAACTCCACCGCGACCCCCATTTCCTCCACCAACATCTTCGAATTGTAAGCTTGTTCGGCCACCAATGGCCACCCTATGATTTTCACACCTTGACTCAAGCTTTCCATCGTTGAATTCCACCCGCAATGACTCAAAAATGCCCCGGTTGATCTATGCGACAATATTTCAAGTTGGGGTGCCCAGTTTTTCACCAACAACCCTTGGTTATTCCTACTCATTCGGTCTTCGAAACCTTCCGGTAACCATTCCGGTTTGAATTCGGCTTTCAAGTCGAAACCAAGCGGTGGCCTGATAACCCAAAGGAAGGGTTTCCCAGCTTTTTCTAACCCGGTTGCTAGTTCCATCATATTTGATGGACTAATAGTGTTTTGTGAACCAAATGAAATGTATAGAACTGAATCATCACTATGCATATCAAGCCATTGAACACATTTCTCAGGTGATATCCCTGGCTCTTTCCCTGCATGTTGTCTCACCGATGCCGGTGCCGATGAGTTGATTAACCATGATTTAGGCAAAAGAGGACCAATGGACCAAACAGGGGATTTGATGTATTTCCTCAATAAATCCAACCCAAATGGTTCGATCTCTTCAACAGTATTACACAACCACCCAAAGGATTTAAAAGAGCTTAAAATCTGTGGTTGCATAAACTTGGACCATAAATCAGTCCCATCAGCTTTTCTCAAAAATTCATGGAGTTGAGAAACATGAAATTTGCATCTATCAGGGAATCCGGGCACATTAAACTCTTCATTATCTGTTCTACGATGTGGGAGATTAGTCCATAACGAAACATAAGCTAAAGTACCATAAGCACCACCGGTTGAAAACGCAATGTTTATAGTGTTTAAACTATTAGCAACATCAACAGCCCACCCAAAAAACACATCGGCAATAACACAAAGAGGTGGTGTGCACTGTTTTTTAACAATATCttttaacaaattataaaaCGGAGTTTTCAAATAAACCGATGAAGCAAAGAATTTACCGATGAGATCTAACGATAAGTTCTCCGTGTTCTCTGTGTTGGGTGGTAACCCATGGTCGGAACTATTGAATTGAAGCTCCAAAAAATGGATACCGGGAATGGGGTTTCCTCGGAGAGTTGAACGGAGGTATTGGATGTTAAGAGGGGTATTAGCAATGGCGATGTTGAAGCCAGTTTGGTGATGGATTTGTTTTGCTAAAGCTAAGAATGGAATGAGATGGCCATGAGCCATGAATGGAACCATTACGATGTGAATGTAATCATTGGATGAACCCATGATTGAGCTGTTGAAGATGGggtgttttttttgtttgtttggatTCTCTCGGGAAAATTGTGGGTTTCAGTGACGAACTTTGGATCTGGTTTTGAAGGTTAATAATGGCGGTCCCATGGTAGTAATTGGGAATTTGATTCTcacattttgtgtgtgtgtgtaagTGCATGTGCCATCAATTCTCCCATAAATTTTGGACAGGGCATTAAAATGGTTTGGGAAGGCGTGTTAAAATCTATCGGTGAATTGAGTCATAGTTCGATTGACATCGATATTATTGCTAGTACAAAATGACGTAAGTTCGAGTATGTTTCAACGCATTATCCTTTGATTTAAGGGTTAGAGggactagaggtgctcatgggccgggtcaggcccagaaaaaaatttagcccgcgtcctaggcccgggcccgacccgaaatatgggcctaaaattttgtccaggcccagATCGAGAAAAAAatcctaagcccgagcccggccagATCcgacctatttttttaataaacacaaaaattttattttaaaaataaaaaaatattttaaaaatattttaaaattaaaaaaataaaaattatatattatattcgggccggacTAGGCCCAAGCCAAAAAAGTGATGCCCGAGGCctggcccgttttctaaatgggcctcatttttttgcccaaacccatatatCGGGCAGGCCATCGGGCCAGGCTGAgtcgcccggcccatgagcacctctaagaGGGACTATGTGTAGTTTTagatattatatcaaaaaagTATCTATCCTTAATGAACCTATAGAATGCGAAATATTTCGATAAATACCACatttttgtatgtatttttataaatttatatatataatttttaaagatgaAAATACATTGATAGAATGTGCAAAGTTGAAGTTTATATTTGTTAagaatttgttaagtttttaaaattaaaattaaattggtaaaatttataaataatgaaggactaaatttgttattaagtCACACCAACATTCTGTTAAAGATTTAATAGAGAAGTGgctaaatattatatttcaataatggactaaaataaaaaaattaacttaggTAACCAaaccataaatatattaataaataggtgactattcattttcatttttttgtatgTATGTGTGCATTAATTCTCACTTAATTTTCCGAGAATGCATTAATAAGTTGcctcaaaatgtaatttttgtatgtatttttattgaaaaataaattttaattttttatttttaaattatttttaaaaattttaagaatctAGATAAAAGTGATAGAATATATAaagttaatgattaaatttgttaaattttttaaaattaagaccaaattaataaaatctgtAAATAATGGAAggctaattttttattatagaaaaaaGGTCACGTCGACAACTTgatattttgcaaatttttagGTGCATTAATTCTCACATAAATTTTGACAAAGACGTTAAAACAATTTGTTCAGATGTCTTAAAATGTCAATTTTCATGTGGACAAGTATCATCGTCTTCATTAGCAGCGAAACTAGAAAATCTTTTTAGGGGtcgaatttatattttattttttataatagtaaaaatataattttactattttaatagtttatatttttataatttttaaaaaattaaattaaaattttattatttttaggggggttaaagtgaaattttaccttcattaatttaaaattttaaaaatgttcaatgacctaaatgaaaaaaattctattttagggGTCCCCTACCAGCCCCTAGTTATGCCCTAGTCTTTACTAAATGCGTTTGGTTTTAAGaaatagagattatttgataaaagtatTATTGAAGTATTTGTACAAGagttgaaatataattttctctttctaCTCAAAAGATagtaaattagtctttatatgAGTAAAATGTCCTTATACATCAATATGAAGTACACGTGACATGCCATGTGTAATTGTCTAGTTATTTCATCGATTCAcgttatttttaatagtaaaatggatgaaatttttaataaaatgataattttgctctttgatctaacatataggGACTACTTTGCTCATGTTTTGAGTAATATgggcaaaatacaatttgactacTACTATAAGTGCcatcatggtacttttaccaaattattttcatttttagttttttgaaaaaaatggaaaacactaaagaaaatgtgttttgttgaaaattttgaaaatgattttggaaaatgaaaataaaaatatgtgaaaattaataaaaatattttcattatttttactaaaaatgtttttaaaattaaaaaagaattgatAACAATGacttctaaatttaaatttaattaatataaatttaataatttttattttatttcttatgtttttattataagaaaatagtgtacaaatatgttttcatattttcattattaaaaataatttttatttttatttactaaatagatttttcaattaaaaaaacagaaaatgaaaattagtttctaaaaataaaacaaaaaatatattttttatgaaaaaatagttggagtttatatattaaagaaataattcaGCATACAAACATAATAACTGATAATAAAACTAAGAAAGTAGAAAAGGTGCCTGAGGAAATAAAGCGTTCGCTCAAGAGCCAACGAAAATCCAGCCAAAGAACTCCATTCAAGGCATCAAAGAAACCAACATCGTAATAAGTAAGATGATCGCTGGCCCTTATCTGCACACTTCTGCTCCTAACAGTAACTCTTCCCGGTTTGCCAATCTCATAAGAGATGAGAGTTCTTCactacaaataaaaaatatgtaaggACTAAGTGGGTCTCCTAGTCTAATGCATAATGAAATCCACCCATGAGACAACGAAGCCCATTTTAACACCATGTTCCATAGAAATGGTCATTCAGCCCTATCATAGGTTTTACTCATATCGAGTTTGAGTGCAAAAAAACgttttcttctaattcttcATTGCTTGAAAGCATATAGGATTTCATAGGTAAGAAAGACATTATTAGTAATTAATCTCCTCGAAACAAAGACCCTCTATGTTTCATCTATACAAACATCTATAACCTTTTATAATCGCTTAATAATAGTTTTTGATATAATCTTATAAAACACTCTACTCGAACAATTTTACTCGAAGAAAATgttaatttgacatttttaaatttttttaatttaactcaaataattttactcaaatcaactctatttgaaaaaattcaaatcaaattaagataataaaataaaactcattaattcgattaactcaaTAAATTTTTACTCTATTTGATAGAACGTACCCCTAAAGCACATTCAAGGCAAGGAAAATGTGGGAGTTTATAACGCTGGAGAAAGTGCCTATGAGTATAATTGTTTGGGGGAGCCTCTCAATTCCTAGGCAATCCTTTTGTGCTTGGTTAGCTGTGCAGAACAGATTGCCTACCGAGAGTGGGTtattactaaaaattttaagtattagtGATAGCTTTGCATATTCATGAGACTTTATCCGACAAGTGTGCGGCGTTTGTCATGCCTTAGTTCGGAGCGTGATAGATTTAATGACATCAaagtctaaattttttattttaaaatgtttttatctGGTTTtcaatgtaaaatatttcaaccatgatttaaaattattgagaTATCTTTTACAAAGATTGAGTGTaggttataaaattatatttgggaTGTTTTCGATTacattttttagttattttcttttattgtaattGTTAGTGATTTTgttgtatctatatttttatgatttaatgtgGTTGAGGCAAAATGTAAATCATGAAGTTGAGTGACACTCGATAGTGCTCACTGTAGGCTGTCATTGAGGTAGTTTAATTACTTACTTTCTTTGGTTTGGCACTTTAATGAAAAAGATCTTTAGACCTTGAATGTGTTGTTACATTGAAGATAATATGGTCCATGTATGGAAATTAATCCTTGGCATTTGAAGATCAATTTAAATACGAGtgaatcaatttaacccttaaaatgtGGAGATTCAATCGAGATTgtgttgttaattttgttgagtACATATTTGATTGATTGTGCTTTGATGTTTATGTTGTAATAGCTATTTTCAAGGAGATATTTTGAATTCACTTAGATTTTATGTTAGTAAGCCAAAATTGATATATGCTTTAAGACTTGTCTAGGTTTTATATGAGAGATTATCAAGAGCACTTTAATCTATTCATTGAGGAACTGTTTTTGTAAGAGACTTGTCTAAGTTTACTTCCCAAGTTCTTCGGGAGATTTTGGAGATGAGTGTTCTAGTCTTTCGGTATAAAGATGAGATCTCAATACTTGGGGAGTGATAGAGTGTGAATTATTTGTTGTATttgtgattaaaaataataaaattacccACTGACCTAGACTCCACAGACATAAGGAAATTGAACTATGTAAACAAACCTTAGTGTTGCTaaatgactttgaaaataaagaaaattataaatgtgGTATCACAACTACTTTTATTTTCAGTGCTTTCATTGTACCTTTTTTcattcctatttcactctaaaCTTATGTTATTCGAATTTGGatatgaatgataaatacgAGTACGTGTTTAACATAAACATATTCATACCCCTATATACCTGGATAAATATTTCATGTAAAATGAAAGAGTCAAATCAATATGGCTCGAAACACAAGATTTAGTGTCAATGCTTAATTTTCTTAATGTTGCATGGTTTAGAAACCTAGTGAACGCTAAAAGCAATGATTGTTTAGACAATTAAGAGGACAAAGTCATGTTATTTACAGTCACGAGCAGAGCTTCATTGCCATGAAAGTATTATTGAAGGTACAAACTTTGCAACCCCAAACCTTTCCTTCTCCTTGgcccaaatttaaaaagaaaagtttggATTTGAAACAGTTGTTTAAGAGGTTAACTCATTGTTGCATATGTTCTCTAGCTTTGCTCACCAATTGGTGAGTTGATGGGCAAATTTGGTTAACATTGCCAAGGAATCTAAGTTGCTTTATCTCAACTTGAATGTATGTTCAAATTAAAGCTCTTGTCTCACACCTAGATGTGATTTAAACTCCGTCATCCTCTTCTCAATCCTCTAATATTGTATTGGTAAAAGAATATCCTTGATAAATGCACTCACGCAAGCAAAGTGTCAAGCCTCgttgaattataaaagcatTTATAAGAAACCCACTCACTCAAGCAAAGTGTTAAGGTAGTATAAAGAAAttggttaaaagaaatatactAAAGATAGATTTGGGGTTTCTTTTTCAAATATTCGCTTTACTTTTGTTTTCGAATTTCTCAGAAAATTTTAGCAGTTGTttgaaaattcataaattattttatgaaattatcaaCACTGTATAaagagaattaaataaaatgttttaattagataaaatattttttatagttttctttttatgaAACGCATAAAATTACAACACAATTAAATTTGtgatagaggtgctcatgggccgggcggcccggccaggcccgacggcccgcccgaaatatgggagggtttgggtaaaaatataggcccgaaatatgggcttgggcaaaaaaatgaggtccgattaaaaaacgggccaggcctcgggcaccattttttggcccgggtccggcccagcccggcccgaatataataaatatttttattttttattttctttaattttaaaatacttttttttaaaatttttttaattttaaaatacttttaaaatacttttttaatttttttaattttaaaatatttttaaaataaatttttttaatttttaaaataaatttttggtatttatttaaaaaatgggccgggccgggccgggcccaggcttatgaattttttcccgagccgggcttgggcaaaattctaggcccatatttcgggccgggcccgggcctatgactcgggccgaaattttttctgggcccagcctaaacccggcccggcccggcccatgagcagcTCTAATTTGTGACATGTACTTTCTTAGCTCACAACAACAAAATCCatgtaataaataatatataaacattaaaatactttgtaatattatttaaaataccctcataattttacaataaagGTTTGCCTTATACTTTACTAATctttaactttattattaagaaaaaaatttatataaaaaagttaag of Gossypium raimondii isolate GPD5lz chromosome 3, ASM2569854v1, whole genome shotgun sequence contains these proteins:
- the LOC105796392 gene encoding UDP-glycosyltransferase 92A1 isoform X1, giving the protein MGSSNDYIHIVMVPFMAHGHLIPFLALAKQIHHQTGFNIAIANTPLNIQYLRSTLRGNPIPGIHFLELQFNSSDHGLPPNTENTENLSLDLIGKFFASSVYLKTPFYNLLKDIVKKQCTPPLCVIADVFFGWAVDVANSLNTINIAFSTGGAYGTLAYVSLWTNLPHRRTDNEEFNVPGFPDRCKFHVSQLHEFLRKADGTDLWSKFMQPQILSSFKSFGWLCNTVEEIEPFGLDLLRKYIKSPVWSIGPLLPKSWLINSSAPASVRQHAGKEPGISPEKCVQWLDMHSDDSVLYISFGSQNTISPSNMMELATGLEKAGKPFLWVIRPPLGFDLKAEFKPEWLPEGFEDRMSRNNQGLLVKNWAPQLEILSHRSTGAFLSHCGWNSTMESLSQGVKIIGWPLVAEQAYNSKMLVEEMGVAVELTRGVRSSISSDKVKEVIEMVMGKEGKGRDMKRKTQEIAEHIMAAVKDEGNEKGSSIKALDDFVSTITTARK
- the LOC105796392 gene encoding UDP-glycosyltransferase 92A1 isoform X2, whose amino-acid sequence is MGSSNDYIHIVMVPFMAHGHLIPFLALAKQIHHQTGFNIAIANTPLNIQYLRSTLRGNPIPGIHFLELQFNSSDHGLPPNTENTENLSLDLIDNEEFNVPGFPDRCKFHVSQLHEFLRKADGTDLWSKFMQPQILSSFKSFGWLCNTVEEIEPFGLDLLRKYIKSPVWSIGPLLPKSWLINSSAPASVRQHAGKEPGISPEKCVQWLDMHSDDSVLYISFGSQNTISPSNMMELATGLEKAGKPFLWVIRPPLGFDLKAEFKPEWLPEGFEDRMSRNNQGLLVKNWAPQLEILSHRSTGAFLSHCGWNSTMESLSQGVKIIGWPLVAEQAYNSKMLVEEMGVAVELTRGVRSSISSDKVKEVIEMVMGKEGKGRDMKRKTQEIAEHIMAAVKDEGNEKGSSIKALDDFVSTITTARK